A stretch of Bacillus solimangrovi DNA encodes these proteins:
- a CDS encoding VOC family protein, which produces MTLEIAVFLSMHGKASEAIHFYKKHLNAKELMLVTYSDMAKRDRSLVLTEENKDYISHSVLQIGKTKLMVAEDTMDPNETYNVGNNFSLCLQSANLTEIQTFYNNLTSDDRVQIITPLSKNIFSEAYGIVQDPFGVQIQMMYDERLH; this is translated from the coding sequence ATGACATTAGAGATTGCAGTTTTTTTATCTATGCATGGAAAAGCAAGTGAAGCAATTCATTTTTATAAGAAACATTTAAACGCTAAGGAGCTCATGTTAGTAACATATTCAGATATGGCAAAGCGTGATCGTTCACTTGTATTAACAGAGGAAAACAAAGATTATATTTCACATTCAGTACTTCAAATTGGAAAAACAAAACTAATGGTCGCCGAAGATACAATGGACCCTAATGAGACATATAATGTAGGCAATAATTTCTCTCTTTGTCTTCAAAGTGCGAACTTAACAGAAATACAAACGTTTTATAATAATTTAACAAGTGATGACAGAGTTCAAATTATAACCCCTCTTTCAAAAAATATATTCAGTGAAGCTTATGGCATTGTTCAAGATCCATTTGGCGTACAAATTCAGATGATGTATGATGAGCGATTACACTAA